A part of Brachybacterium faecium DSM 4810 genomic DNA contains:
- a CDS encoding sugar phosphate isomerase/epimerase (PFAM: Xylose isomerase-like TIM barrel), giving the protein MPHALDPTKSLHTWSLFRTMGRFVAPGSAPSGVLTENPSTDGLDLLELPAQLAAHGFASAQLCHFYLPRTEASYLAEVRDAFRAAGVDLECFLVDDGDVTHPERGEQQQRWLSGWIEIAEQLGAPRVRVPAGDQPPTQETLALSARRLRALAAAHPGLRLLTENWKSLLVDAATTRDLLDRLEGEVGLLIDTGNWTGEDKYEQIAAVAGGAECSQVKARETSPGVLDAEDLTRALTVLRDVGYAGRISYVYAGTDDDEWGRLEQIHEIARTVTG; this is encoded by the coding sequence ATGCCCCACGCTCTCGACCCCACCAAGTCCCTCCACACCTGGTCCCTGTTCCGCACGATGGGCCGCTTCGTCGCACCGGGCTCCGCCCCCTCCGGCGTGCTCACCGAGAACCCCTCCACAGACGGTCTGGACCTGCTCGAGCTGCCCGCGCAGCTCGCCGCACACGGATTCGCCAGCGCCCAGCTGTGCCACTTCTACCTGCCGCGCACCGAGGCCTCGTATCTCGCCGAGGTGCGCGACGCCTTCCGCGCCGCCGGCGTGGACCTCGAGTGCTTCCTCGTGGACGACGGGGACGTGACCCACCCCGAGCGCGGCGAGCAGCAGCAGCGCTGGCTGTCGGGCTGGATCGAGATCGCCGAGCAGCTCGGCGCCCCGCGGGTGCGGGTGCCCGCCGGGGACCAGCCGCCGACGCAGGAGACGCTCGCGCTGAGCGCTCGCCGGCTCCGGGCGCTCGCCGCGGCGCATCCCGGCCTCCGCCTGCTCACCGAGAACTGGAAGTCGCTGCTGGTCGACGCGGCCACCACGCGGGACCTGCTCGACCGGCTCGAGGGCGAGGTGGGCCTGCTCATCGACACCGGCAACTGGACCGGCGAGGACAAGTACGAGCAGATCGCCGCCGTGGCCGGGGGCGCGGAGTGCTCCCAGGTCAAGGCACGCGAGACCTCGCCGGGCGTGCTCGATGCGGAGGATCTGACCCGCGCCCTCACCGTGCTGCGCGACGTCGGCTACGCCGGCCGCATCTCCTACGTCTACGCCGGCACGGATGACGACGAGTGGGGCCGGCTCGAGCAGATCCACGAGATCGCCCGCACCGTCACCGGGTGA
- a CDS encoding Major Facilitator Superfamily transporter (PFAM: Major Facilitator Superfamily): MSRRGVAPWLRVAPTGFVLAWGGNHFTPLLHVYETVGGYAPWQANLLLGMYVVGLVPGMLLAAALSDRHGRRPLAVVGLLSAALASALLALGMGSFPVLCLGRAIAGIGVGIGMSVGSSWIKELSAPPHEAEATPTAGARRSSMTLTLGFAIGAGATGSLAQWAPLPGQLPYLAHLLLCLVAAAALPTAPESLPRSLRARGSLREDLRVPSAGHPIFRRLVLPAAPWVFAAAGVAYAILPSTVEDRLGDSATIYATGLTVLTLGVGALAQGTVALLNRLTRGRALLVGMSGMAVGMALAALASTLHSPLFVAGVAAVLGASYGVCVVAGLLIAQSLATPRDLAGITGVYYSLAYLGFLLPTLLAALTPVLSYTGGLLGVAALSVLCLALVALGLRRPPAVPTTAPDSAALPAAEEELALTR; encoded by the coding sequence GTGAGCCGCCGGGGCGTCGCGCCCTGGCTGCGGGTGGCACCGACCGGCTTCGTGCTCGCGTGGGGCGGCAACCACTTCACGCCGCTGCTGCACGTGTACGAGACGGTGGGCGGCTACGCGCCGTGGCAGGCGAATCTGCTGCTGGGCATGTACGTGGTGGGGCTGGTGCCCGGGATGCTGCTGGCCGCCGCGCTCTCGGACCGCCACGGCCGCCGGCCCCTGGCCGTCGTGGGCCTGCTCAGCGCCGCGCTCGCGAGCGCGCTGCTGGCCCTGGGGATGGGCAGCTTCCCGGTGCTGTGCCTGGGCCGCGCGATCGCGGGGATCGGGGTGGGCATCGGCATGTCCGTGGGCTCGAGCTGGATCAAGGAGCTCTCCGCCCCTCCGCACGAGGCCGAGGCGACCCCCACGGCGGGGGCCCGGCGCTCCTCGATGACCCTCACCCTCGGCTTCGCGATCGGCGCCGGGGCGACGGGCTCGCTCGCGCAGTGGGCGCCGCTGCCGGGGCAGCTCCCCTACCTCGCCCACCTGCTGCTGTGCCTCGTCGCGGCCGCGGCGCTGCCCACCGCCCCGGAGAGCCTCCCGCGCTCGCTGCGCGCCCGCGGCTCCCTGCGGGAGGACCTGCGCGTCCCCTCGGCCGGCCATCCGATCTTCCGGCGCCTCGTGCTGCCCGCGGCGCCGTGGGTGTTCGCCGCGGCGGGCGTCGCCTACGCGATCCTGCCCAGCACCGTCGAGGACCGCCTCGGCGACTCCGCGACGATCTACGCGACCGGCCTGACCGTGCTCACCCTCGGCGTCGGCGCCCTCGCACAGGGCACCGTCGCTCTGCTGAACCGGCTCACGCGCGGCCGCGCGCTGCTGGTGGGCATGAGCGGCATGGCGGTGGGGATGGCCCTGGCCGCGCTCGCGAGCACCCTGCACAGCCCCCTGTTCGTGGCGGGCGTGGCCGCGGTGCTCGGCGCCTCCTACGGGGTGTGCGTGGTGGCGGGGCTGCTCATCGCCCAGTCCCTCGCGACCCCGCGGGACCTCGCCGGCATCACCGGGGTGTACTACTCGCTCGCCTACCTCGGGTTCCTGCTGCCCACCCTCCTCGCGGCGCTCACGCCGGTGCTGTCGTACACCGGCGGGCTGCTCGGCGTCGCCGCGCTCAGCGTGCTGTGCCTGGCGCTCGTGGCCCTCGGGCTGCGCCGGCCCCCGGCGGTCCCGACGACCGCGCCGGACAGCGCGGCCCTCCCGGCCGCGGAGGAGGAGCTGGCGCTCACCCGGTGA
- a CDS encoding hemerythrin HHE cation binding domain-containing protein (PFAM: Hemerythrin HHE cation binding domain), whose product MHTTSRGEEEPSLAAAFTREHHEIDAGIEAYLAATEPEPRRRAAPLRGAMEALRRHIYLEEEIVFPRLPPGPLIMPLMVMRREHGELWRRMDALAADLEDPATGTEGLETACRELLSLLEDHNAKEEPVIYPHLDADLDAEDGARVRELLRTGTLPAGWVCQQA is encoded by the coding sequence ATGCACACCACATCCCGAGGCGAGGAGGAGCCCTCCCTCGCCGCAGCATTCACCCGCGAGCACCACGAGATCGACGCCGGCATCGAGGCGTACCTCGCCGCGACGGAGCCGGAGCCCCGCCGCCGCGCCGCACCGCTGCGAGGAGCGATGGAGGCGCTGCGCCGCCACATCTACCTCGAGGAGGAGATCGTCTTCCCGCGCCTGCCGCCCGGCCCGCTGATAATGCCGCTGATGGTGATGCGGCGCGAGCACGGCGAGCTGTGGCGCCGCATGGACGCCCTCGCCGCCGACCTCGAGGACCCCGCCACCGGCACCGAGGGGCTCGAGACCGCCTGCCGGGAGCTGCTCTCCCTGCTCGAGGACCACAACGCGAAGGAGGAGCCGGTCATCTACCCGCACCTGGATGCGGATCTCGACGCCGAGGACGGCGCCCGGGTGCGGGAGCTGCTGCGCACCGGGACCCTCCCGGCCGGATGGGTCTGCCAGCAGGCCTGA